The following coding sequences are from one Bos indicus x Bos taurus breed Angus x Brahman F1 hybrid chromosome 5, Bos_hybrid_MaternalHap_v2.0, whole genome shotgun sequence window:
- the LOC113893765 gene encoding olfactory receptor 8S1-like: MALRNHSTITEFILLGLSADPKVQILLFVLFMGIYLLTMMGNLILLLVIRADSHLHTPMYFFLSHLSFLDLCFSSVTVPKILENLLSKEKIISKEGCLTQAFFVFDIGGTEVFLLSVMAYDRYAAICYPLLYSQVMSSQLCVRLVWASWGLGFLDAVFNMPLAMNLNFCENHIISHYTCELPSLFPLSCSDISTNVTVLTGSTLLHGFGTFFLILFSYTRTVSTILSISSTTGRSKAFSTCSSHLTAVSFFYVSAFLRYLMPTSGSPLELIFSIQYGVVTPLANPLIYSLKNKEVKTALRRTLGKCLQW, from the coding sequence ATGGCCTTGAGGAACCACAGCACCATCACTGAGTTCATCCTCCTTGGGCTGTCTGCTGATCCCAAAGTCCAGATACTGCTCTTTGTGCTTTTCATGGGGATTTACCTCCTAACCATGATGGGGAACCTGATTCTGCTGCTGGTGATCAGAGCTGATTCCCATCTCCACACACCTATGTACTTCTTTCTGAGTCACCTCTCTTTCCTGGATCTTTGCTTCTCTTCAGTCACAGTTCCCAAGATCCTGGAGAACCTCCTGtctaaagagaaaattatttcaaaggagGGCTGCCTGACTCAAGCCTTCTTTGTGTTTGACATTGGAGGGACAGAAGTCTTCTTGCTCTCAGTGATGGCCTATGATCGCTATGCTGCCATCTGCTACCCTCTGCTCTACAGTCAGGTGATGAGCAGCCAGCTCTGTGTGAGGTTGGTATGGGCTTCGTGGGGCCTGGGTTTTCTGGATGCAGTTTTCAACATGCCTCTGGCTATGAACTTGAACTTCTGTGAGAACCATATCATCTCCCACTATACCTGTGAACtgccctctctcttccctttgtCCTGCTCTGATATTTCCACCAATGTCACTGTCCTGACAGGCTCCACACTGCTACATGGCTTTGGTACCTTCTTCCTGATCTTATTCTCCTACACACGCACTGTTTCCACCATCCTGAGCATCAGCTCCACCACAGGCAGGagcaaagccttctccacctgctcctcccacctcacTGCAGTGAGCTTCTTCTATGTCTCAGCTTTCCTCCGTTATCTTATGCCAACCTCAGGTTCACCTCTGGAGCTGATCTTTTCCATACAGTATGGTGTAGTTACTCCGCTAGCGAATCCCCTCATCTATAGCCTCAAAAACAAAGAAGTAAAGACAGCTCTGAGAAGAACCCTGGGGAAATGTTTGCAATGGTAG
- the LOC113893766 gene encoding olfactory receptor 8S1-like, whose amino-acid sequence MALRNRSTITEFILTGLSDDPHIQALLFVLFLVIYLLTVMGNLTMLLVIRADSHLHTPMYFFLSNLSFVDLCFSCVTLPKLLKDLLSEKNTISVEGCLTQVFFVFFSSGTEACLLSVMAYDRYAAVCHPLHYGQVMSNQLCVRLVLISWGLASLNAFVIVLLAISLDFCEAQTIHHYTCELPALFPLSCSDISIVTNILLCSSLLHGLGTFIPIFFSYARIISTILSISSTKGRSKAFSTCSSHLIAVILFFGSGFLCYLMPPSGSSLDLLLSVQYSAVTPMLNPLIYSLKNKEVKAAVKRTLGKYL is encoded by the coding sequence ATGGCCTTGAGGAACCGCAGCACCATCACCGAGTTTATCCTCACTGGGCTGTCAGACGACCCCCACATCCAGGCTCTGCTCTTTGTGCTCTTCCTGGTGATTTACCTCCTGACCGTGATGGGGAACCTGACGATGCTGCTGGTGATCAGGGctgactcccacctccacacGCCCATGTACTTCTTCTTGAGTAATCTATCATTTGTGGACCTCTGCTTCTCTTGTGTCACTCTGCCCAAGCTACTGAAGGACCTGCTGTCTGAGAAGAACACCATCTCTGTTGAGGGCTGCCTGACTCAGgtcttctttgtgtttttctcttcAGGAACTGAAGCCTGTCTCCTctcagtgatggcctatgaccgctatgccGCAGTCTGCCACCCCCTGCACTATGGCCAGGTGATGAGCAACCAGCTCTGTGTGAGGCTGGTGTTGATCTCATGGGGCCTGGCCTCTCTCAATGCATTTGTCATTGTGCTCCTGGCTATTAGCCTGGATTTCTGTGAGGCCCAAACCATCCACCACTACACCTGTGAGCTGCCTGCCCTTTTCCCCCTGTCTTGTTCTGATATCTCTATTGTTACCAATATCCTACTCTGCTCCAGCCTATTGCATGGGCTTGGAACCTTCATCCCAATCTTCTTCTCTTATGCCCGTATTATCTCCACCATCCTGAGCATCAGCTCCACCAAAGGCAGAAGCAAGGctttctccacctgctcctcccacctcaTCGCAGTGATCTTGTTCTTTGGCTCGGGTTTTCTTTGTTATCTCATGCCTCCGTCTGGTTCCTCTTTGGATTTACTCCTCTCCGTACAGTACAGTGCAGTCACACCCATGCTGAATCCCCTCATCTACAGCCTAAAGAACAAGGAGGTGAAGGCAGCTGTGAAAAGGACATTGGGGAAATATCTATAA